The region ACAACAGCTAGTTGTGAAACTGGCCACATTGAATAAATGATTTGATTTTGATTTTTGGTTTATGCAGGCTTCCCCCAAGATAGCCTGCATTTTTTTTGCCTTTACTTTTCAAACATAATCAGCACTATATATTTGGATGCAAGACTTTCTCTTTTAACTCATCTGCATCGAAATCAAATTCTATATCTCCATAAATATTGATTAAATGATCTGCTATGGGCTGAACATAGGGATAGAACAAGCTATTTTCGGATAAATCCTCACTGATAATAACTTTCTTTTTATCTGCTTTTTCGATAAAGAAAAGGACAAAACTAAGTAGAACTGCTGCTTTTAATACTCCAAAAGCTCCCCCAGCACTTTTATTTAAAAAGCCCAAAGCCACAATATCAACTAGTTTTTCAACTAACTTTCCTATTAGATTAACAGCAATCACCACCAAAATAAAGGTAACAATAAAACTGATTAAGGAGAGGTATTTTGTTTTTAGTTCAAATGTTTCTTTTAAAAACTCTGCTGTAACATCGGAGAAATAAAGGCTCACAAAAACCCCAAGTAATAAAGCAACTAAGGAAGATAACTCTACCACTAATCCCTTTTTAAAACCCACATATGCCATCCAAACCACTGGAATTATAAAAACAATATCTAATATGCTCATTTATCTATATTTTGATTGTTTTAATCTTTTAGTTAATTCTGTAGAGAATACAAAATCATTTAATATTTCATTATCTGAATCTAGAATTTCATCTCGGTTTCCTTGCCAACAAATTTGGCCTTCATTTACAAATGAAATATGATCCCCTATCTTTAAAACAGAATTCATATCATGGGTATTCACAATGGTCACAATATCATATTCCTCAGTAATCTCGGCAATTAAGTCATCGATCACACCTGCTGTATTAGGATCAAGTCCACTATTGGGTTCATCACAAAACAGGTACTTTGGACTATTGGAGATGGCACGAGCTATGGCAACACGTTTAATCATTCCACCACTCAATTCTCCTGGCATTAATTTATTAGAATTAACCAATTTTACTCGTTCTAAAACTAGATTTACTCGTTCGAGCTTTTCTTCTTCGCTCATGGTGGTAAACATATTGAGAGGAAACATCACGTTATCTTCCACATTATAGCTATCGAATAAAGCTCCTCCTTGAAATAACATTCCAATCTCTTTTCGAATCTGTTTGCGGTCTTTCATTTTCATTTCTGAAAAGTTTCGACCATCAAAATCGATATGACCATCGTCTACCTCATGTAATCCGACCAAACATTTCAATAGAACAGTTTTCCCTGCCCCACTCTTACCAATAATTAGGTTATTCTTTCCTTTCTCAAATTGAGCAGAAACAGATTTTAGAACTTGATGTTCTCCAAAGCTCTTCGATATATTTATGGCTTCAATCATATTAAAATAGTTTGTGTTAAAATTAGATTGAAAACAATTATTAAAATACTGGCATAAACTACAGCTTTAGTACTGGCACGCCCCACCTCAATAGAACCTCCTTTGATAATATACCCTTGAAACCCTGCAATGCTCACAATGATAATAGCAAACACCACCGTTTTAATTAAAGCATAAAACACGGTGAAAGCATCGAACCAAGATCTCAAACCCTGTATATATTCATCAGGGGTGAAAAGATTAGTTAGAGAAGCTACTATAAAACCACCAAAAATACTGACCACCATAGAGAACACAATTAATGCTGGATGAATTAGAATGGCTGCAATGAGCTTAGGGAATACCAAAAAGTTTGCTGGATTTATTCCCATGATTTCTAGGGCATCAATTTGTTCTGTCACTCTCATGGTTCCTACTTGTGAAGCAATACTAGAACCTACTTTTCCGGCCAGAATCAAACTAATCATGGTAGGACTAAATTCCAAAATGGCCATTTCCCTGGTGGAATAACCAATCATTTTCATAGGAATAAGAGGATTGTCAAGATTATAAGCTACTAATATAGATACTACAGCTCCCATAAACACAGAGATGATAACTACTATGCCAAAAGAATCTACACCAATAGCATAAAACTCGGTCATCAATTGCTTATAAAACACTTTACGCTTCTCTGGCTTAGATAAAACTTGCCACATAAATAACAGATACCTACCTGTTTGTTGAAAAAAATTCATCTGCAATTTTTGTTTCTATATAAACGCTAAATTACAGATATTGTTTGAAAGGGCAAGTGGAAAAATATTCAGGTCAGTTTTTTTACATCGTAATTAAATATCATAAATTCCAATTCAGGAAGA is a window of Lentimicrobium sp. L6 DNA encoding:
- a CDS encoding CvpA family protein — its product is MSILDIVFIIPVVWMAYVGFKKGLVVELSSLVALLLGVFVSLYFSDVTAEFLKETFELKTKYLSLISFIVTFILVVIAVNLIGKLVEKLVDIVALGFLNKSAGGAFGVLKAAVLLSFVLFFIEKADKKKVIISEDLSENSLFYPYVQPIADHLINIYGDIEFDFDADELKEKVLHPNI
- a CDS encoding ABC transporter ATP-binding protein, giving the protein MIEAINISKSFGEHQVLKSVSAQFEKGKNNLIIGKSGAGKTVLLKCLVGLHEVDDGHIDFDGRNFSEMKMKDRKQIRKEIGMLFQGGALFDSYNVEDNVMFPLNMFTTMSEEEKLERVNLVLERVKLVNSNKLMPGELSGGMIKRVAIARAISNSPKYLFCDEPNSGLDPNTAGVIDDLIAEITEEYDIVTIVNTHDMNSVLKIGDHISFVNEGQICWQGNRDEILDSDNEILNDFVFSTELTKRLKQSKYR
- a CDS encoding ABC transporter permease gives rise to the protein MNFFQQTGRYLLFMWQVLSKPEKRKVFYKQLMTEFYAIGVDSFGIVVIISVFMGAVVSILVAYNLDNPLIPMKMIGYSTREMAILEFSPTMISLILAGKVGSSIASQVGTMRVTEQIDALEIMGINPANFLVFPKLIAAILIHPALIVFSMVVSIFGGFIVASLTNLFTPDEYIQGLRSWFDAFTVFYALIKTVVFAIIIVSIAGFQGYIIKGGSIEVGRASTKAVVYASILIIVFNLILTQTILI